In a genomic window of Rubidibacter lacunae KORDI 51-2:
- the thrB gene encoding homoserine kinase: MTFAPFAATVPATTANLGPGFDCLGVALQLYNKFLFAPASKTSICAIGPEADRVATDERNLLYRAYRRYFDELGWETPPIAIEIRMGVPLARGLGSSATAIVGGLVAADRIAGSQLKSDELADMATAIEGHPDNVVPALFGGCCLSASDDTGTTTCQLPWHDTIVPVVAIPDFELSTAAARAVLPDEFSRADAVFNVAHFGMLVRGLATGNGDLVRVGMSDRLHQPYRLPLISGWEQVRSAARAAGAWGVAISGAGPTLLALTPSDRAPAVADAMAVAWRAKGIEAIARPLALDRRGASACASAGE, translated from the coding sequence ATGACCTTCGCTCCCTTCGCCGCAACCGTCCCAGCGACAACGGCTAACCTCGGCCCGGGTTTCGATTGCCTGGGGGTTGCGCTCCAGCTATACAACAAATTTTTGTTCGCACCGGCTAGCAAGACGAGTATTTGCGCGATCGGTCCGGAAGCCGATCGCGTTGCTACTGACGAACGTAACTTGTTGTACCGCGCTTACCGGCGGTATTTCGACGAACTCGGTTGGGAGACACCGCCGATCGCGATCGAAATTCGCATGGGGGTACCGCTGGCGCGAGGACTGGGCAGTTCGGCCACCGCGATCGTTGGCGGGCTAGTGGCAGCCGATCGCATTGCTGGCTCGCAGCTGAAGTCCGACGAACTCGCAGATATGGCAACCGCGATCGAAGGGCACCCCGACAACGTCGTGCCGGCATTGTTCGGCGGCTGCTGCCTGAGTGCTAGCGACGATACTGGAACAACTACCTGCCAGTTGCCCTGGCACGACACGATCGTTCCGGTGGTTGCCATTCCCGATTTCGAACTTTCGACCGCTGCCGCACGGGCAGTGCTACCTGACGAATTCAGCCGCGCCGATGCAGTATTCAACGTCGCGCATTTCGGCATGCTGGTGCGCGGGCTGGCAACCGGCAACGGCGATTTGGTGCGCGTTGGTATGAGCGATCGCTTGCATCAGCCCTATCGATTGCCGCTGATAAGCGGTTGGGAGCAAGTTCGGTCGGCCGCCCGTGCGGCTGGAGCTTGGGGGGTAGCAATTAGCGGCGCCGGACCGACATTACTTGCCTTAACCCCCAGCGATCGAGCCCCTGCAGTGGCTGACGCGATGGCCGTCGCTTGGCGTGCAAAGGGTATTGAGGCGATCGCGCGCCCGCTAGCCCTCGATCGCCGCGGTGCCTCCGCATGCGCTAGTGCCGGCGAGTGA
- a CDS encoding glutathione S-transferase family protein: MSNLPLSWADLEARTSYQLDPVNGATNSQSCLRPFGAPEKGIRVTLYRDRHAWCPYCQKVWLWLEEQQIPYRIEKVTMFCYGKKEAWYKRKVPSGMLPALQLDNRLVTESDEILLALEEAFHPLSRSILDSDVLVLRRLERELFRAWCSWLCRPTRSPRAERANRDQFTVVVEQVEAALQQTPGPYFLEEFGIVDVIFAPYVERMNASLYYYKGYSLREANPALGVWFDAMESRPTYRGTQSDFHTHAHDLPPQMGGCYGNGEPAAIANMQQVDRGPWFGLPDATYPEPATSRQEALSRVLKHRANLIRVNPATDAIVDEALRCALTYLIAEVPCRPPAGSDIALRYLRDRISVPRDMSVHAAKRLRAALEATAALAGDRQGPPIPIHHRRDQDPTNFAEV; the protein is encoded by the coding sequence ATGAGCAATTTGCCTCTTTCTTGGGCCGACCTAGAAGCCCGAACCAGCTACCAACTCGATCCCGTCAATGGGGCTACCAATTCCCAGTCCTGTCTCCGACCCTTTGGCGCTCCTGAAAAGGGTATCCGGGTGACTCTTTATCGAGATCGCCATGCTTGGTGTCCCTACTGCCAGAAGGTCTGGCTCTGGCTAGAAGAACAGCAAATTCCCTATCGCATCGAAAAGGTGACGATGTTTTGCTACGGCAAAAAGGAGGCGTGGTACAAACGCAAGGTCCCCTCGGGAATGCTGCCCGCCTTGCAACTAGACAATCGCCTCGTCACCGAAAGCGACGAAATCTTGCTAGCCCTCGAAGAAGCATTTCATCCCCTGAGTCGCAGTATTTTAGACAGCGATGTCTTGGTCCTGCGACGCCTCGAGCGCGAGCTGTTCCGTGCCTGGTGCTCCTGGTTGTGTCGTCCAACGCGATCGCCCCGAGCGGAACGCGCCAACCGCGACCAATTTACTGTTGTCGTCGAGCAGGTAGAAGCAGCCCTGCAGCAAACCCCCGGTCCTTATTTCCTTGAGGAGTTTGGCATCGTCGATGTCATTTTTGCCCCTTACGTGGAGCGCATGAACGCGAGCCTGTACTACTACAAAGGCTATTCCCTAAGGGAGGCGAATCCCGCCCTCGGAGTTTGGTTTGATGCGATGGAAAGCCGCCCCACCTATCGCGGGACCCAAAGCGACTTTCATACCCACGCCCACGACCTCCCGCCGCAAATGGGAGGCTGTTATGGAAACGGCGAGCCCGCTGCGATCGCGAACATGCAACAGGTGGATCGCGGGCCTTGGTTCGGTCTTCCGGATGCAACCTATCCCGAACCTGCCACCTCACGCCAAGAAGCCCTGTCGAGGGTGCTCAAACATCGCGCCAACCTCATTCGCGTCAATCCTGCCACCGACGCGATCGTGGATGAAGCCCTTCGCTGTGCGCTAACCTACCTGATTGCCGAGGTTCCCTGTCGCCCGCCCGCAGGCTCGGATATTGCCCTGCGCTATTTACGAGATCGTATCAGCGTGCCTCGTGATATGTCCGTCCATGCCGCCAAACGCCTGCGGGCTGCCCTAGAAGCAACGGCTGCCCTCGCCGGCGATCGCCAAGGTCCACCCATTCCCATCCACCACCGGCGGGACCAAGACCCCACCAACTTTGCTGAGGTTTGA
- the rpoD gene encoding RNA polymerase sigma factor RpoD — MTQVKDVLTMDQPTTELELLIDQEADDSGSDHSDAGDTSSATRAKATRAATGRRDQAKKKSYTEDSIRLYLQEIGRIRLLRADEEIELARKIAELLELERVRADMMETLEREPSDREWAEAALMPLREFRSKLLVGRRAKEKMVQSNLRLVVSIAKKYMNRGLSFQDLIQEGSLGLIRAAEKFDHEKGYKFSTYATWWIRQAITRAIADQSRTIRLPVHLYETISRIKKTTKILSQEMGRKPTEEEIAERMEMTIEKLRFIAKSAQLPISLETPIGKEEDSRLGDFIEADGETPEDEVSKNLLREDLEDVLDTLSPRERDVLRLRYGLEDGRMKTLEEIGQIFNVTRERIRQIEAKALRKLRHPNRNSILKEYIR, encoded by the coding sequence ATGACGCAGGTAAAGGACGTACTCACTATGGATCAGCCGACGACCGAGTTGGAACTCCTGATCGACCAAGAGGCGGACGATTCCGGTAGCGACCACTCCGATGCAGGCGATACTAGCTCCGCGACCCGCGCCAAAGCAACGCGCGCCGCAACCGGTCGCCGCGATCAAGCCAAGAAAAAATCCTACACCGAGGATTCAATCCGCCTTTACCTGCAAGAAATCGGTCGCATTCGGCTGCTGCGTGCCGATGAAGAAATCGAGCTCGCGCGGAAGATTGCCGAACTCCTCGAGCTCGAACGCGTTCGTGCCGACATGATGGAAACCCTCGAACGCGAACCCAGCGATCGGGAGTGGGCTGAGGCCGCATTGATGCCGCTGCGGGAGTTTCGCAGCAAGTTGCTCGTCGGGCGGCGCGCGAAGGAAAAGATGGTGCAGTCGAACCTCCGCCTCGTGGTGTCGATCGCCAAGAAGTACATGAATCGAGGGCTGTCGTTCCAAGATTTGATTCAGGAGGGCTCGCTCGGTCTGATTCGCGCTGCCGAGAAGTTCGATCACGAGAAAGGCTATAAGTTCTCCACCTATGCCACGTGGTGGATACGCCAAGCCATTACTCGCGCGATCGCCGATCAATCGCGAACCATCCGCCTGCCGGTCCATTTGTACGAAACAATTTCGCGTATTAAGAAGACAACCAAAATCCTGTCTCAGGAGATGGGTCGCAAGCCGACTGAGGAAGAGATTGCCGAGCGCATGGAAATGACCATCGAGAAGCTGCGCTTCATTGCTAAGTCCGCGCAGCTCCCGATTTCCCTGGAAACGCCGATCGGCAAGGAAGAGGACTCGCGGTTGGGAGATTTCATCGAAGCCGACGGCGAAACGCCTGAGGACGAGGTTTCGAAGAACTTGCTGCGCGAAGATCTTGAAGACGTACTCGATACCCTCAGCCCCCGCGAGCGAGACGTTCTGCGCCTGCGTTACGGTCTTGAGGACGGTCGCATGAAAACCCTTGAAGAAATCGGACAAATTTTCAACGTGACGCGCGAACGCATCCGTCAGATTGAAGCCAAAGCCCTCCGCAAGCTGCGCCACCCCAACCGCAACAGCATCCTCAAAGAGTACATCCGCTAG
- a CDS encoding amino acid ABC transporter substrate-binding protein — MSEYPNHVPTVPNCSPRSAIVSLTPVALARKLLVLGLLGLGISTAIVQPAAAGTVLDRVLKTGVLNAGARQAAVPFGYLEADGTWSGYSLDLLNLIRDRLERRIDRPIQLQLELVTVADRFKRVRSGELAIVCGATSITAPRLEFTNFSVPFFVTGTQFLLLTENIDSFDFQGTLTGVSIAYIPGTTTDRTIRQVYPGANWHPVSNRPEAMELLIRHDIRAIASDGILLTGETRRPEHGEFDFVLAPSQPMTTEMYGCILPQDDPAWKTLVDSAIASEANRQLQSDWFNPDTGRYPYPWHIWQAD, encoded by the coding sequence ATGTCCGAATACCCGAACCACGTGCCTACTGTCCCGAATTGCTCCCCCCGCTCGGCGATCGTCTCGTTAACGCCAGTCGCGCTAGCTAGGAAGCTCTTGGTTTTGGGGCTACTCGGACTGGGTATCAGCACGGCAATCGTGCAGCCGGCTGCAGCCGGCACCGTCCTCGATCGCGTACTGAAGACCGGCGTCCTCAACGCCGGCGCGCGGCAAGCAGCTGTCCCCTTCGGATATCTCGAAGCCGACGGCACCTGGAGCGGTTATTCTCTTGACCTGTTAAACCTAATCCGCGATCGCCTCGAACGTCGCATCGACCGCCCCATCCAGCTCCAGCTCGAACTCGTGACAGTTGCCGATCGTTTCAAGCGGGTGCGCAGCGGCGAACTCGCGATTGTCTGCGGTGCTACCAGCATCACCGCCCCACGCTTGGAATTTACCAACTTCTCGGTCCCGTTTTTCGTAACCGGTACGCAGTTTTTACTGCTGACAGAAAACATCGACTCGTTCGACTTCCAAGGCACCTTGACCGGTGTCTCGATCGCATACATTCCAGGAACCACTACCGATAGAACTATCCGCCAAGTTTACCCCGGTGCTAATTGGCACCCCGTCAGCAACCGCCCGGAAGCTATGGAGCTACTCATTCGCCATGACATTCGCGCGATTGCCAGCGACGGTATCTTGCTCACCGGTGAAACCCGTCGACCCGAACATGGCGAATTTGACTTCGTACTTGCCCCTTCGCAACCGATGACTACCGAAATGTACGGCTGCATCCTGCCTCAGGACGACCCCGCCTGGAAAACACTCGTCGACAGCGCGATCGCCAGCGAGGCCAATCGACAACTGCAATCCGACTGGTTCAACCCCGACACCGGTCGCTACCCCTATCCCTGGCACATCTGGCAAGCAGATTGA
- the phnD gene encoding phosphate/phosphite/phosphonate ABC transporter substrate-binding protein → MVGISFKHRIIGFCLSGLIGLVGCNNPSSTTNQGEKTAGQNTAALESVGDNPKKLIVALLPDENAASIIQDNEGLVYHLETELGKDIELVVTTDYSSMIEAASNGRLDLAYFGPLSYVLAKTKSDIEPFAARLKGGSTTYTSIVIGNAEAGIDEFEDIKGTTVAFGDPASTSSRLFPELTLAEAGLISGEDYEAVFLGAHDAVALAVQNGNAQAGGLSRPIFDSLVEKGSVDPTKVTIIAESAPIPQYPWTMRTDLSSELKENIRVTFLELNDESVLKPFKADGFAEVSDTDYDGIRQAGTTLGLDLGEFVQ, encoded by the coding sequence ATGGTCGGTATCAGTTTTAAGCACAGAATTATCGGCTTCTGTTTGTCAGGACTTATTGGGCTGGTAGGTTGCAACAACCCAAGCTCAACGACAAATCAGGGAGAAAAAACGGCTGGTCAAAATACAGCGGCCTTAGAATCAGTGGGCGACAACCCAAAGAAACTAATAGTTGCCCTACTGCCCGACGAAAATGCTGCCAGCATCATTCAAGATAATGAAGGACTGGTATATCACCTAGAAACAGAGCTCGGAAAAGATATCGAACTTGTTGTAACCACTGACTACTCGTCTATGATTGAAGCTGCGAGCAATGGGCGATTGGATCTCGCTTATTTCGGTCCTCTCTCCTATGTGTTGGCGAAAACAAAGAGCGATATTGAGCCATTCGCTGCTCGCCTGAAAGGTGGTTCTACCACTTACACCTCCATCGTTATCGGTAATGCCGAAGCAGGTATTGATGAGTTCGAGGATATCAAAGGAACCACAGTAGCCTTTGGAGATCCGGCCTCAACGTCTAGCCGTCTGTTTCCCGAACTAACTTTAGCTGAAGCAGGACTTATATCTGGGGAAGATTACGAAGCTGTGTTCTTGGGTGCTCATGATGCTGTGGCACTAGCCGTACAGAACGGAAACGCTCAGGCAGGGGGGCTCAGTCGTCCGATCTTTGATTCACTTGTTGAAAAAGGTAGTGTCGATCCTACCAAAGTCACGATTATTGCTGAATCGGCTCCCATTCCTCAGTACCCTTGGACTATGCGAACAGACTTGTCATCAGAACTCAAGGAGAATATTCGCGTCACCTTCTTAGAGTTGAATGATGAATCTGTACTGAAACCATTCAAAGCTGACGGCTTTGCGGAGGTGAGCGATACAGACTACGACGGTATCCGCCAAGCAGGGACAACCCTAGGATTAGACCTCGGGGAATTTGTCCAATAA
- the phnE gene encoding phosphonate ABC transporter, permease protein PhnE, with protein sequence MNENQASYTAILRQQRRQWNQQLIRVLLILGVVFISFAVVELFDIERMADGIPAIVTLLSEMLPPDFSRFPNWIEPIVDTLAMSVAGTAIAVALSLPLCLLAARNTTPHPIIFHVARTVLNVTRAIPELILGMILVAAVGFGKLPGTLALGLHSVGMLGKFFAESIELCNPAPVEAARAAGSTEPQVIVHSILPQVFPQMADVTFYRWEYNFRASMVLGAVGAGGIGLEIISALRILKYQQVSALLIVVLVMVTIVDGLSNYLRKGFVK encoded by the coding sequence ATGAATGAAAACCAGGCAAGCTACACCGCGATCCTTCGCCAGCAACGACGACAATGGAACCAGCAGCTAATTCGCGTGTTGTTAATACTGGGAGTTGTTTTTATCAGTTTTGCAGTTGTGGAGCTGTTTGATATTGAACGCATGGCAGACGGCATTCCAGCAATTGTAACACTACTTTCCGAAATGCTTCCCCCAGACTTCAGCCGCTTTCCAAATTGGATAGAACCTATCGTTGATACTCTGGCTATGAGTGTGGCTGGGACTGCCATTGCTGTGGCACTGTCGCTGCCCTTGTGTCTTTTGGCAGCTCGAAATACAACACCACATCCAATCATTTTTCATGTTGCTCGTACCGTTTTGAATGTGACTCGAGCTATTCCCGAACTCATCCTGGGAATGATTTTGGTGGCCGCGGTTGGCTTCGGTAAACTGCCGGGTACATTGGCTCTTGGTCTTCACTCTGTGGGGATGCTTGGGAAGTTTTTTGCTGAGTCAATTGAACTTTGTAATCCTGCCCCCGTAGAAGCAGCTCGTGCAGCAGGTTCTACTGAACCACAAGTCATCGTTCATAGCATTTTGCCACAGGTTTTCCCTCAGATGGCTGACGTCACCTTTTATCGGTGGGAATATAACTTCCGTGCCTCAATGGTTCTGGGCGCAGTGGGTGCCGGTGGAATTGGCCTAGAAATAATCAGTGCCTTGCGGATCTTAAAATATCAACAGGTGTCGGCACTTCTCATCGTTGTTCTTGTGATGGTTACAATTGTTGATGGATTGAGCAACTATCTTCGCAAGGGTTTTGTGAAATGA
- the phnC gene encoding phosphonate ABC transporter ATP-binding protein yields MDTSAVVSLDRVGVVYDNGVVALESVSLQLKRGEFAIVLGSSGAGKSTLLRTLNHLRLPTHGKVTVEGVGELTKPSALRLHRKRTGMIFQQHQLIERYSALKNVLMGRLAYHSFWKSLLPLPKLDQLIALDCLKRVGLIDKALTPVKSLSGGQQQRVGIARALAQKPRLMLADEPIASLDPTSAHQVLALLRDICKSEGIAALLSLHQLEFAKQYGDRIIGLANGRVIFDGSPSALHHQHLDEIYTKRSLEPVM; encoded by the coding sequence ATGGATACGAGTGCTGTTGTTAGTCTCGATCGAGTGGGAGTGGTTTATGACAATGGGGTTGTTGCGCTTGAATCAGTCTCACTTCAATTAAAACGAGGAGAGTTTGCAATCGTCCTAGGATCTTCCGGTGCAGGAAAGTCGACATTGCTCCGAACTCTGAACCACCTTCGACTACCAACTCATGGCAAAGTAACTGTAGAGGGAGTTGGAGAGCTAACCAAGCCCTCTGCACTGCGTCTGCATCGAAAGCGGACTGGAATGATTTTCCAACAACATCAGTTGATCGAACGTTATTCAGCGTTGAAAAATGTTTTGATGGGACGACTTGCTTATCACTCCTTTTGGAAAAGCTTGCTGCCACTGCCTAAGCTCGATCAACTAATTGCCTTAGATTGCTTGAAACGGGTTGGCTTAATTGATAAAGCCTTGACTCCTGTTAAATCTCTCAGTGGAGGTCAGCAGCAACGCGTTGGTATCGCACGCGCTTTGGCTCAGAAACCACGACTTATGCTTGCAGATGAACCCATTGCCAGCCTCGATCCTACTAGTGCTCATCAAGTACTGGCCTTGCTACGAGATATTTGCAAAAGCGAAGGTATTGCTGCCTTATTGAGCTTGCACCAATTGGAATTTGCCAAACAGTATGGCGATCGCATCATTGGATTAGCCAATGGTCGCGTTATTTTTGATGGCTCTCCTTCAGCACTACATCATCAACATCTCGATGAGATTTATACCAAGCGGTCCTTGGAACCTGTGATGTAA
- a CDS encoding ABC transporter permease, with protein sequence MPAFFLAIFRKARALLTTYYAYMLEYRAELWFWVLSNSLPIVMLGVWTQAATSGRFPLDAQHFARYFLSVFIVRQLTIVWVIWEFEREVVQGRLSFRLLQPLDPFWVYISSHIAERFARLPFWLALIVLFCWLYPQAAWWPGTLKVLGFLGIVALAFTLRFLLQYTLAMLAFWTERASALQDFFFLFYLFLSGGLAPLEVYPPLVRAIAHWTPFPYVLHLPAAYLIGLPVDLVRGIGAMIAWCALLLILNRWLWRRGLRHYSGMGA encoded by the coding sequence ATGCCCGCGTTTTTTCTTGCTATCTTCCGCAAGGCCCGCGCCCTACTGACGACCTACTACGCCTACATGCTCGAGTACCGTGCAGAGCTGTGGTTCTGGGTACTGTCGAACTCGCTGCCGATCGTCATGCTCGGTGTTTGGACGCAAGCTGCCACTAGCGGTCGCTTCCCGCTCGACGCGCAGCATTTCGCACGCTATTTCCTCAGCGTGTTTATCGTCCGACAGCTCACCATCGTTTGGGTCATTTGGGAATTCGAACGCGAGGTCGTCCAGGGTCGACTGTCCTTCCGGCTGCTCCAGCCTCTCGATCCGTTCTGGGTATATATCTCCAGTCACATTGCCGAGCGCTTCGCGCGCCTCCCGTTTTGGTTGGCGCTGATTGTCTTATTCTGCTGGCTGTACCCCCAAGCAGCGTGGTGGCCTGGCACGCTGAAGGTGTTGGGGTTCCTGGGCATCGTCGCGCTCGCCTTCACACTTCGCTTTTTGCTGCAGTACACGCTAGCAATGCTGGCATTCTGGACCGAGCGCGCCAGCGCCCTCCAAGATTTCTTTTTCTTGTTCTACTTATTTCTGTCTGGCGGGCTCGCACCGCTGGAAGTTTATCCGCCGCTCGTCCGCGCGATCGCACATTGGACGCCTTTTCCTTACGTACTACACCTACCCGCCGCTTACCTCATCGGGCTGCCAGTCGATCTCGTTCGTGGCATCGGCGCGATGATCGCGTGGTGTGCGCTGTTGTTGATTCTCAACCGCTGGCTGTGGCGGCGAGGCTTGCGACACTACTCTGGAATGGGTGCTTAG
- a CDS encoding phosphonate dehydrogenase, which translates to MSDVPNRPKVVLTHWVHNEVIQLLSETCTVVANTTREALSRDEICRRSRDADGLMVFMPDSIDKTFLDSCPQLKVIAGALRGYDNFDVESCSDRQIWFTIVPDLLAAPTAELTIGLLIGLARRLLEGDALIRHGKFPGWRPILYGKGLTNKTLGVVGMGKLGRSLAERLQGFQMHLLYADPVPLSAELEKMWQIEAAPLAELLESSDYVVLMVPLQPDTFHLINRERIACMKPGSILINPCRGSVVDEKAVADALASGHLAGYAADVFEMEDWTRCDRPSSIEPRLLQNQNQTFFTPHLGSAVEEIRFEIAMEAAMNLLQALRGDIPRGAVNQINK; encoded by the coding sequence ATGAGTGATGTTCCCAATCGTCCCAAAGTCGTACTCACACATTGGGTCCATAACGAGGTCATACAACTTCTTAGTGAAACTTGTACTGTAGTTGCCAACACAACTCGTGAAGCCTTATCTCGCGATGAAATTTGCCGACGTTCGCGAGATGCAGACGGGCTGATGGTTTTCATGCCCGATTCGATTGACAAGACTTTCCTCGATAGTTGTCCTCAATTGAAGGTCATTGCTGGAGCCTTACGAGGCTATGACAATTTTGATGTAGAGTCCTGTAGCGATCGCCAGATTTGGTTCACGATAGTTCCCGATCTATTAGCAGCCCCAACGGCTGAACTAACTATTGGACTTCTAATTGGTTTAGCCCGCCGGCTTTTGGAAGGTGATGCATTGATTCGTCATGGTAAATTTCCTGGTTGGCGTCCTATTCTCTATGGTAAGGGGTTGACAAATAAAACCCTTGGTGTCGTCGGCATGGGAAAACTAGGCCGCTCCCTAGCCGAGCGACTGCAAGGTTTCCAAATGCATTTACTGTATGCAGACCCTGTTCCTCTCTCTGCCGAATTGGAAAAAATGTGGCAGATTGAAGCTGCTCCTTTAGCAGAACTTTTAGAGAGCAGTGATTATGTCGTGTTAATGGTGCCACTACAGCCGGACACATTCCATTTAATTAATCGCGAGAGGATTGCTTGTATGAAACCCGGTAGCATTTTGATTAATCCTTGCCGAGGTTCTGTGGTTGATGAAAAGGCAGTTGCTGACGCGTTAGCCAGCGGCCACTTGGCTGGCTACGCTGCAGATGTCTTTGAAATGGAAGATTGGACTCGCTGCGATCGACCATCAAGCATTGAACCTCGATTGCTACAGAATCAGAATCAAACATTCTTCACACCTCATTTAGGTTCTGCTGTTGAAGAAATACGATTTGAAATTGCTATGGAAGCAGCTATGAATCTACTGCAGGCGTTACGAGGAGATATCCCGCGAGGGGCTGTAAATCAAATCAATAAATAA
- a CDS encoding polysaccharide deacetylase family protein, producing MQLAPLYPWLYRLLAPSFPHCLWRGPNDRPIIALTFDDGPHPIYTPQLLAVLDRYCVPASFIWLGACVRRAPHVARAVSDRGHWIGLHGDTHRAFIRLNSVQLRQSLDATRAAIVAACPQLNDNQLRDVRPPNSLFLPQTLRLLRAWHYRPVMWTVVPEDWERPGCDRVCQRVLLRACNGAIVVLHDGVCGGQDIAATVSALIPALRARGFSFTTLADF from the coding sequence GTGCAACTCGCCCCGCTCTATCCTTGGCTTTATCGTCTGCTTGCTCCCAGCTTTCCCCACTGTCTGTGGCGCGGTCCGAACGATCGTCCTATCATCGCGCTGACGTTCGATGACGGGCCCCATCCCATTTACACGCCACAACTGCTTGCCGTCCTCGATCGTTATTGCGTTCCGGCAAGTTTCATCTGGCTGGGCGCTTGCGTGCGCCGGGCTCCCCACGTCGCCCGCGCTGTTAGCGATCGCGGTCATTGGATCGGACTGCATGGCGACACACACCGCGCCTTTATCCGCTTAAATTCCGTACAGCTCCGTCAGAGTCTGGACGCCACGCGCGCGGCAATTGTCGCCGCTTGTCCGCAGCTCAACGATAATCAGCTGCGCGACGTGCGCCCGCCCAATAGCTTATTCCTTCCTCAAACCTTAAGATTGTTGCGTGCCTGGCATTATCGTCCGGTAATGTGGACGGTCGTCCCTGAAGATTGGGAGCGACCGGGTTGCGATCGCGTCTGCCAGCGAGTACTTCTGCGCGCCTGTAACGGCGCGATCGTGGTCTTGCACGACGGCGTCTGTGGCGGTCAAGACATTGCAGCAACTGTGTCCGCCCTCATTCCGGCACTCCGAGCGCGCGGCTTCTCCTTCACCACACTTGCCGATTTTTGA